The genomic DNA acCAAACTGAATTGCACAGAGAGTCAAATGGATCTTTAAAGTGGCTCTCCTAACATTGCAACTTTGAAATGAGTTTTGTGCTGTAGCTTCTTCTTGGTTGGAAGGTAATGATAGGCTTGTTATTGGTTGAAGTGGATTACACAAGAATGGGTGGGAGTGCGCAGGTGACAGATGTACTGTGTCTTGTATATACTTATAACCTGAGCTATGTTAGGTGACCTCAAAGGATGAAAATGCTTGTCTTCACGGTTACCTTGAAGTGGGAGGGCGTAATAGTGCAGCTCAGCTGACAAGTCATTAGTCACAAAGCTGCAGTAGCTTTATCTTCTCTGTATAAGCCCTGCTATGTCAAAGACGTTACTAAGCATTTCCTGCAGATCAATGGCTAACTTTATTGTCCTGTGCATCATTCCCTCTTTGTTGTGCTACTTGGTGATCAAGACAAGAGAAAAGGCtaaatggaataaaatgtaaCAAAGAAGTAAATACTCCCTTGTGCTGCTGTGGTGATTCCCAAAGGAGGCATGTTCTAATCCAATTAGCAAATATCTCTGCTCTTTTTACACAGGAAAGTCAAGTCACATGGAGGGTAAATGGGTCTCTTTCACAACTGAATGTGTCTGAGAATGGGTAATCCAGAGCTGCTGATGCTTTCTCCCCTACTGGTACTCCTGAATTACGCATCTTGTGACAGAGAAGGGCATTCAATGATCTGATCCATTGCTGAGTAGCACTAGCACTTCTGAATGAATGAAAGAGTGGGATAGTTTTGCTTACGTTATCCAAGGTGGTCTTGCTGTGGAAACTCTGTTCATGGCTAGGAAATTCCTGATCATCCAGGTCATTGCAATTatatcaaaggtttttttttccaggaaaatcttTTTCCATATTTGAATTTTCAGATTGTATGACGAACAATTGCTTCTTCAGCTGTGGGATGTTTGTGGAATGACTTGCAGAGAGTGGTAAGGGTTGGATAGAGGATGTCTGCTTAGCATGTGAAACCGAGGGAGGTACACAAAGCAAGCACTATTTTTGCTAGAAGGACTGAAAGCCGTAAAGCTGTTATCTTGACAGAGCTGCTTTCTCCTGAAGTAGAGTTCAAGGACTGCTCAGAGTCCAATTTAAAACAGTTGTTTGAGAATGGCTTTCCAGGGTGGCTTATATGCCCAGGCTTATAGGTACCATGGCTAAAAAGGAACATTGTGATAATCCCTTCTGACCTCCTGAATGACACAGAGCATAAAATTTCATGCCATAGAGGTTCTGTGCATAGGCCAGAAGCCTGTGGTTGAACGTTACCTGGATTGATTTCAAGGCTTAAACTTGACAGGCGTTGCAGGGCAAAGGGAATTTCCTTGAATAAGCTGGGCCCAAGCAGCGTGAAAGTCAGCAACGTGTTGTCATCTGACCTGTGAATTGCTTGAAGTGGTTGTAATAGGTAAAACTGAGTGTTGCTGTTCAGGAATCATGTGTTTGTAGAGAAGGGAGgtaatttttgtaaatattgttttctttaaatgcaaaagGTTTTAGAGCAGCTAAGATGACATCCTAGTTGAGCCATTCCTTTTAGAGAGATTTATGGCTGTTTAGACAGAATTTAGCTCTTTGTGTATAGTATGGCTTATCAAAGTGTGTGCTGCTGTTGTTGACACACCTAACTTGCAGAATTCAGTAGATACCCTATAATCATTTATACCGTAGCTCAAGAGCACAGTGACTAGGTCCTGATGCAAAACAAATTGGTTTTTATTGCAAAGCATAACTGATTGTCAGACGCTTGTTCTTTTCTACCTTCAGCTGTTAGTAAACGCTATGAATGGAAAGTAATGAGAACTTTGGATTGTCAACTAGATTCAAAACAAGAGGTAAGAGATGCCACCGCTGCATTTGTAGAAGAGTGCAGAGCCCAGAATTAGGCACTGAATTTTCCTGGTACTTCAGAAAGCATCTTGAGGCCGCGCAGTATTCTAGGTAGGTGGGTCTTACTTGAATCTTGCCGTTAGTTAATGCTATCTATGTTTCATCGTCCAAAGTTCGTGGTTAGGAGTCAGGCAAGACTAATGGCAGTGATCCAAGGCTTGGAAAACTTCCTTTCCTAGAAAAGGCTTAGGAAACTCCCTCTACTGAAGCAGTATGATTTAGAAGCATCTTGACTGTTGTCTGTGTGTATGTActtgagaaagaaagatttctgaGAGGCAGAGCACAGTTTAGTGTAGCAAGCAAAGGTGCAGCTAGAGAAGTGAAACGAGTAGACTAGAAAAGGAACATCTGTGGGGTGGGCAAGTGTTATCCTCATAAACGGAGGGAGAAACCAGGGAATCGTTCTGGATCATGCGGTGCTTTTCCCATGAGCCCGTACTGAAAATTTAGAGCTGCAGAAGGCCTCTTAGGTCATATGGTCCATCTCCTCCAATACAGACTGAGCTGTGCCAATGCTTGCACACATGGCAAACCCAGTGTGTGGTGTGTCACAACAGCTGTCAAAGACTGGTCGTCATACTCAGAGTCTCTAAACATCCTGTTTATCCCTGCAAGGAGGAACACTTGATTGaaagataaatacaaaaaaaaaaaaatggtgctagGAACAACATTTGCCCTTGGGCTAACGaacctgaaaacaaaagaaaataaacataggATGGAGGCAAACAGATTTCCACACAAGGCCAGATTTTAAAAGGGATTTAGGAGCTTAGCTTGTTTTGGcacacttgaaaaagaaaaagctgtctgGGTGCCAGGATTCGTAGGGCTCCGTATGTGCGTGAGTGCGTTAGGGGAAGAGCATGGGGGAAAAATGGGGTGGCtgtggtgatgggggggggggatgggaggACGACAGAGCTGCCAGAAAGCTGTGTGCAGAGTCATCCTGGGGGCATAgcttgcacatttttatttttttgaaaaataaaacatactgaaaaaaatctccaagttggcagtgaggattttttttcctccccttctgtttgtttgttgttcATTTGTCGCTGCACGGGAGGTCTATTTACTTTGCTCAAGAGAATGAGGGACCCAAGAGACACTGCTCTGCATGCAAAGCTTTTATAGAGGGGcttggggaagagaaggggaggaacTTTCCAAGCCTTTTGAAACAGAACTGAAAGAGTTTGTGGgctatttcttttgcttctttgccCAGTGCACTTTGGGTGTGATGTTGCAGTAGCTTATGCAGACGTAGCTGTGCCGTGGACTTTGAAGGAGTGGATTGGTCCCACTATTAAAGGTTGATCACGCAAATCTCAACAGGGTGAGCATCAGGAGGCCTGAGAAGCCCCTGGATTTGATATAGAGACGCTGAGTGGTAATCTAACGCTGCAGAGCCCTCACCCGGTCTACGGGGCTTCTCCTGGTGGGGTTACTTTGAAATCAGACGTGTAGCAGCACTGCTCCCTCCTACCACTTTCCCCGATAACCCCACTGAGTGAACTGTCCCTGAAGATTGAGGTGAATTCATCTCTCTCTGTGCCAGTAGGATCCTGTCACAGACAAGCCAAATGCAGCCCATTGTTCCAGGGAAGATCTGGCTAATAGAGGGGGAGCGGAGATGGGCACTACTCTTACTTTGTTTCAGTTGTCATTTCAGCGGATGAGGCAGTATTGTCCAGCTGGATCTTCCTCGTGTCTTATGCTACAacaattttcaaaaaagaaatgggGGGAGAAAACTAAGGTTGCTGTGTGAGGGAGGTGACTGTCTTTAGATTAACAAATAGGCACAACCATTGGGTTGTATGGGTATGTAGCAGATAGCATATCATAATGTGAGGGATGTCAAGGGAATGGCTGATGAGTGTGATGGATAATTTGGCCATAGCAGACTTTAGAGCAATGCGTGTTCTGCTATTTGTAGCTTTCTCATCCTTTTTAGCTTAAGAGAGACGACGGAAACTGATGGGCCTGCCTATAACCTCAGCCTGTGAGCCTTGTGTTCAAAGCAGCTATTTTTTAGTGCTAGTCTATTCTGCGAAACAGCCCCAGTgaatagcagaacagaaaaatttaGATTGGCAGAGGGAGCTGGTTCCTTTTATCTTTATATTTCCTGTTTTAACCAACAGGAAAACTGCTCAGCAATGCTGAGACATGTTTCTGTGCTGTAAAGGATCCCTTAAATACTGAGACACACCGTGTTGTTTTGGCCGCTCTGTCTCCAAAAGGAGGGGGAGTTCAGAAACCAGCTGTGAGTGTtgttaaggaaacaaaaaagacctttggtttttaaaaaaaaaaaaaaaagagttgaaaagCCTGTgatttttcacgctagaggagGGAGGAATGAGAGGGAATGTGATTAGAGATAGGCTATCCAGAAATACCTCCCTTTACAATGTATGTAAGTGGGGACTGTCAGTGAACCAAAAAGAGGGCAAGttagaaaataacacaaaaatattttcactcaaCATTGAGTTAGGTTAGTGCTGTGCAGTTCATTGCGGTAAGATATTAGGGCCAAGAACTTTGCTGGGTTCAGACACACTGGCCATTTCTGTGGCTAACCAGGATATCGGAAGGCTAATGGTAGTATTAAAAGCAGAAGAGTTTTGGGAAGTTGTCAGTGCCATGTGCGTCAAGGCATAAACTGACTCCAGCAAACAGAGGTAGGGATGGGAAAAGACTTACTTTCTTGGGAAGGAAAAATAGCCTGTGAGCTGTCTATTGCAGGGTTTCTTGTCCTGACCTCTGGATCAGCCTCTGTCATGTTGCAGAATCCTAGCCAAGAGGGAGCATGGAAAAGAAGGCAGGTTTGGTATGGTAATTTTTTCAGAAGAGCTGTCTCACCTGCAATAATATATCTAGTTGTTTGTTAGACCCTGTGGGGAGGTAGAGCACCTTCTGCGTTCCTCAGCTATCAGTTGTGAACATCTTGATTTCCACCAAGAGGAAAAGTTAATTCTGTGGCCCAGGAATCAGGAGAGTGAAGTTCACTTCCAAGCTGTTTTTTCAGGTGAGCTTGGGTCAAGTCCTTAATCTCTCTTTCTGCCTTGGTTTTGTGTCATAGAAATTATCTAGAGATgatcatctcccccccccccccccccactatttGCCTGTCCAGCTAATAATGCATTTAGAGGGTCCGCAGTGAAAAgtgctccctccctttcctctttgGTTAGTTATGATGCACTCATTACAAATAATATGGACGCACTGAAGATGAAGTCTAGTTTTCTGGTTCGTTTTTCCATCACTTTGGAAGTGTCTGGAAAAAGTGTGGGAGCTTTGCACATCTTAGCTGTGGAGACGTGCGTTTTGGTAATGACTCCTCAGTAAAAGAGCTGTTCGTTGtattttcactgcttttaatAGCTATAAGCAACGTTTGTGGAGTGTTTCTTGACACTTGGTTACCAGCTAGGTGAGGGGCCTTCGTATTGGTTTGAAGCCTGTGGTGAGAAGAGCATAACAGGTTCCTGACTGCTCCAGCCACTTGCTGTCTGCCAAGGAACGCTGAAACCAGGGGTCATTATTGCACAAGTAATTAAAGGTTCATCGGCCCTACCTCTGTGATTGCTTAAGGCCATTGTAGTAAGGGACAAATACTTCTGCCTGCTCATGGTTatttgttttttgcttgctttgttttccttggcTTGCGGGGAGGAATTATGAAGACTCTTGACTAGGATCTGGAAGTCCTACATCCTAATGCATTTGGCTGTGGCCCTGGGTATGTTGTGGTACATTCTAATATTGAGAAGTGTAGTATCCTCAGGGCCCTCTCTCTTCCTGTTCCTTCCCAAAACTGAGCTGCCAGAGAAAAGTGCTTTGATGGTGCTCAGAAAGGAGGTACAAGTCATCCAGGTCCTGGCACAGGGTGGGTGAAGAAGCTAGACTTGAGAATGTCTATAGAGCAGTGCATCTGAATGgctgcagtggcttctgccttcaTGTTAGCAGGTGCAGGGCTTTTACCACAGCTGAATTGGACTCAGAAACCTGAGACTGGCTTAAAAATGAAGgatttcttacagatttttttttttaagggattctTTCCTgtctgtggtttcagccctgaggTTTGGATTTTTAGATCTTTTCTCTGCCTTATAGGCAAGAAAGTATTTACTCATCTTTTAAATAGATACGGAGACCTGCCTATGGGCAGggccctcttttaaaaaaaaaaaaaaaaagaaagaaaaagaaaaaaagaaaaagtaggaaatACCATGAGCCTTTGACAGAATCACAAGAACAGGGCAGACTGAGCCGCCCTTTAACCATCTGTCTCTCAAGATCCTGAGTCTTTTGTCTCTGGGGAGCACAGCCTACAAGCATGGGAAGTCATGTTGACatccttccatttttctttctgtggatgATCGCAACCACCAAAGGAAGGAGTGCCCATTGCACTGACTGTCCTTGTGCTTCAAGAGCGATGGAAGAAACagctgaggaacaggaaggaaaggCAAGCTGGCTCTTAGCCCCATTGGTCCAGGGACACCATAAGTGAGTCTAGGAGTGTGGCTGATACCAGGtgagcttttccttcccttctgggAGTATGGAAGGGAGGTGAGCTTGGACTGTGCTTGCTGACTGCCTCCCGAAAGCCTCCTCATTGCTGAAGGAGGTTTGCCCCAgagagcctggctgcaggggctTGGCTCTAGTTCAGGAGCAGCTTGAAGGGCACATGTTGGGTAGGCAGATGGAGCAGCTGTTGGAGATGATCTGCTGAAGGAGGGAAAGTGCAGAGTGAGAAGGGGAATGATGAAAGGGCGGCCGTGTGGGAGACCTTGTGGGAGAGGGGGAGGACAATAACTCATCTCACAAGGAGCCAGGGGCCAGCAGTGAAATTGCGTGGAATAACTGGCTGAAGCAGAAGAGCCCTGGTGGAATGATTGGGTTTGGCAGACTGAGGTTATTCTCTGTGCCTGTCTGTGGGAGAGTCAAATAACTTCTTGGTCAGTCTGTAGAGTATGTCTAATCAGCAGCCCCAGTGCTGGTCACAGCCCGGGATGCTCCAAGGTAACATAGCCTAGtggcagagcagaggggtgtctCCAGAGGTCCCAGGGCACTGCATTTTGACACGTGAGTTTAGCCCCCAACGAAGCAGCCTTAAAACAGACACTGCGTAATGGCCTGTTctgcatttgtatttcatttgccTCCCATATGGGatcagtttttcccttttctttatttttttaatagtgtttttcCTAGTCATAATAATCAGCgtccccaccccccctcccatTTTTACACAGCTGGATTTGATTGGTTTCAGTCCTGCAGATGCTCCTTCTGACTGAGAAGAAGGGGCAAAGGTTCCCTTCTTTTCAGTGCAAAGCAGACGACCTTGCCggaggggtgggggaggcccACGCGCTCCCTCACTAGACTCTTTGCTGTGGCCCCGACCGGCCTCTTGTGTAACTGGCGAGGTTTGCCAAATTGCGAGATAATTTCTGTGCCGAAGGCCTGGAGAAGATCACAAACTGTTGATGGTGTGCATGCCCCTTCTCTCACTCTGTTTGGAAACAACTGTTCTTGCAAGTGAGAGGGGCAGGCTCCCCAAATGTGTTGTGCTCACAGGCTGTGGATTTAAAGGATCAGAGTGCTTCTGTGATCTGGCCTGGCAAAGAGACCTGGGAGTACACTGAGGCTGACTGGACTTCTGTTTCAGTGTGCCATTAGTCTTAGGGCAACTGTGGCCGCACGTTTCTGATTGTATATAGTATGTGGCACAGGGCACAGTTAACCTGTGTAACTCTGGGTTATTCCTCATCTAAAGGAACTGGCAAatgtttgaataaaaaaaaaaaaaaaaaaaaccaccttgagTGCACAaactgatgtggaaaaaaaaaaacctgtcagatGGACAGGCAGACTTCACTGATTTTTAGGGCGTGAGTCAAATACAAATTGCGtggcagaaaggagaaatttCCCTCTGAGGCCACCTAATTCACAACTGCCTGGTGTGGGGTTTCTAGCAACTTCCTTTGAAGCAGCTTGCGCTGGTCACTGTCGGAGACGGACCGTTAAGGAGATGGCCACTTGGCTGATGTGTTATGGCTATTCCTGCATTCCAAGCACCATCCAAGAGAATGAGACATAGCATTGCACAAGagcagaagaaagtaaatgtttACAGGCATAACGCACATTTCAGCTTGTTACATGTTCCTGAGCAGTGAGAGAAATGAAACAATAATTAAAACAGGTCCCAAGTCTCTGTGTGTATCTTGGCTTGCAGCATAGTCTTCTTGGagcactgcctctgcctctctctgaTCCCAGGCTGAGCAGTACCACTGGGCCGTTACATCCAGGTCAAGGTCTTTCCAGTTACTCCAAGTACATTGTCTTTCTGAGAACTGCAAAACCCTTTTAGTGAGGCAGCTTTATGGCTTGCAATAGATTTGGGTTCTTGATGCTTTCCTTCGCACAGTGATAATTGTGCAGGACTCCTGGCTGACTAGGAGACACTTGTCATGAGTATCTGAAGTGTTAGTGTGAGGTAAATTTATAGATTGTTTTATCCCTGTGGGAGGAAAGAGGGCGGGGGGAAGAGTAGAAGAGCAGAGCTGAAAGTAAGTGGACATTTAAATCATTTCTTCTCTGAATTATCCCTTTTTAATGGTCTCATTTGGCTTTTTGCATCTTCAGCTAAGCTATCAGAGTGCCACGGGCCTGACATAGCTAAGGACTGTATCGTTACACCTGACAGCTGTGCCGGGAAGTCAGCGTGAGTaattgcctctgctctcctgctcagaGTGTAAGGTTAGTCCCAGCAAGGCTTGGAAatagggagagagcagagagatgtctCTAAAACACAGTCTTCCCAGAAACACTGTATGGCTGATGGTCCCTGTGtatccctcccttcccccaagcTTGGCATTGTCTTGGCCTTTGCACTGAGAGGAGAACTTAGGTCACCCTGAAGGTTAGTTCTTGGCAAGAAGAAAGATCTTTTTAGTAGTGATCAGCCCACTATGCACATGGCACAGGAAGACAAACCTCAGGGTGTTTTTTGTGTCCGCAATGTGCACTGCATTGGTCTGAGATGTAAACTCAATATCCATTTATGAGCAATAGCCTTAGCTGCTGACTCACTCGCATCACTTTTCGTGATTCTCTCAGTTGAGCAGTGAGCTGGCCAGATATTATTCATTTTACTTGAAATAATAAGATTATGTCTGTTGAAGGTATAAATGTCTAGGCTTCCTATAAGGAACAGCTTGAAATCTCAGTAGTGTTCAGCAGCTAGTGCAGCAGAGTATCTCCAAGATCATGCCTGCAGTGTTGTCTTTCTACCTGTGTGTCAGTCAGGACAAATGTCCGTAGCCGTTGCTGAGTCTGCAAGTGGGTTGGATCTGTCGTCTGGCTTATAAAATAAAGGATGTTTTTAAGAGGTGACAGTTACATGGCCTCTTGTCTTATGCGACCAAGTTATTTAAAGTTCTTGTTGTGATGGAGAAATGCTGACTTTTCTGTAGGGCAAGTTGCAACCTGCTTCTATGCAATGTTCTGTTACGGCTTCTCTTTAACCTTGAGAAAACTAGATTTGATTTGAGAATTGCTGGATTTATTCTGAGAGCAAATGATAATGTTTGAGTGAAATCAGGAAGAAATAAATTGGCCAGTGTGCTTTTGAGTCATAAAATCATGAAAAATGACTTTGATGTTTGTGTTCCTTTTGCTCAAACAGTTTACCACCAGCTCTTCAAAGTTTTTGTGTCGTTAAATCTCCTTAATAACTTGGATAGCAGCTATTGTTGAGGAGAATACAAAATAACTCACCACCATTAGAAACACTTATTGTTGTACACTGTGTGGGGCTCCCAGCTTGGGAGTTAAGGTGCCAAATCTAGTCCTGTTACTGGTGATGGAAAGTTGTTTTGTTCTCCCTTTTCAAGTGAAGTTTCAGTGGATATAATACAGAGCAAAATAGATGGGCATGATGACATTTCTCTAGCTGAGAGCTATCAGAAATCTTCCTGTAAAGATTATCTCCCTTGGTCTTATTGGAGTAGTAAAGGCTTGTGTTTGTAAAGCGGAAGAGTCAGCTTTTCAGAAGTCTGGTATTTTATAGAATGCTTGACACAAAAGCCATAATTCCGGGATTTTGATTCCCTTGTTAAGTCTCATGCTTTCAAATTCTTGGAGCTAATTTTCATTGACAATAGGAACATTCCTTGAAAAATGCTGATGTAATGAAGTACGTGCTACTTGAGATTAAAAGATTTATTCAGTGACTCCTTTTTGAAACTTTTGCAAAGTGTCTTAACATTTTTATGTTTCTCTAACTGCCAACAAAATCACATTGCACCACACAGTTTGCAACATTAGTCAGGTTTTGACACTGGCTCACGCAAGAGGCAGTTTTCACAGTCAGGAATCATAAGATGTTAAAGAAATTGCCATTATTTGAAAACTAGACACAGTTCAGTGAAGCAGATGGACTTGCTAACAGTGACTTAGGAGGTCTGTAGCACAGCTGTGTTGACACGGATTACAGACAATCAAAATTGTATATAAAGTGCATGCCATAGTTTTAGTTTTAAGCATATTGCTAACATTTAATGAAGTATGTAACCTTATATGGTTTATGTATTTTTGTACTGTAGCTGCAAGTTATGCTAAGGCCTTGGCTAAACCTCCCCAGAAGTCTCCATTGCTATGTGTAACGCAGGCACATGGAACCAGAGTGCCAATAAGCCTTTGATTGAATCTTGATTAATGTAAATATGTTAAGCCTGTAGGTGCCATTTCAGGCTAGGGAGTTTCTTACAGCTTTTAACCATGTCCACATCAGAGTGAGACTCCCTTTGCTTCAGATGCTTAAGATGGTCTTTGGAAAGTATGTTTGGACTTGCTCGTGAAAGATCAGGGTTACAGACGTTTCCTGAAGCCCCTAGCTTTCTTGTTTGCAACACCATTCCAATAAAAATTAAGCCCTCAGACACACatttaggaaaggaaagaggaaaacagaattgTAATATGTTTCACAACTGTGCTCTCTGATCCCAGGAGAAAGGTTGGGTAAGAAATGTTGTGTTCTTACATGCCTGTCTGTGTTCAAAGTCTTCAATTAGTTCTGTTTTACTAGGAAGGTCTCTTGGGGTAGGTGAAGAGGTTGCCTAATTGTTTCAGTGTTTTGCTGCGTTGCTTTAACTTAGTGGTTCTTTGTATGGCCAAGCATAGAAGGGGAGCAGTGATCCCTGTGATCAGTGCTGTAACATACTTTGGATGCTGCAGATGGGATGTATGATAGGAGGAGGAAGGCGTTCTGGAGCCTGATATGTCACAACAGGATCTCAATAGAGGTGAGACAgatgttaaaaaagaagaagagttcTGATCCTGGCTCTGATGCATCTGGTATTTTAGTACCTGTTTTGGTGCCAGATTCGTAGACTTTAGTTTGCCAAGTGAATGTGCTGAACGTGTGCAGCCTCTGGGATATGTGGAATGGGACAAGGCAACTCCAGTAATGGGGGCTCGCTTCTCTCAGAGTAAATCTTTGGGCTTTAACCCTCTAATTTACATTGCTGTCAGCACATGCTAAGAATTCTGCCATGATAACTGCAGGTGCACATGATGAGAAAGCAGGAATAGCCAGAAGAAGATGCCCAACAGGTTTTGTCCTTCCTGCTATGAGAATATTTTGCAGTGTCTTCATCTTggaggtggcttcttcaaagtaaAGACAGTGCATGTAATGCTGCAGGGTGGATCTATATGGAAAAAGGACTACTTATATCCTCTCCCATGCCTTTCTGTCTAGACTCTATGTGCTACAGATAATCATAGACCAATATTACTACTGTTATCAGGAATATGCCCTTACTTACCATAACCGGGAATATTTTAATCTGTCATTTCCTGAATTTTCCTGTGGACAATTCAGCCTCTTAATGTAGCGTCTTAGGACGCATTAATAGCAAAGAGCTTCTTTCCAACTCGCTCAAGACTAAGGCACAGCACCAGTTAATTTCAAAGCTCTCTACTGATGAGTATCAAGGATTTGAAATGGTGTTTGCTAATAACAGGGCCTTTGTCCTACAAGGTTGCTACAAATTGTAACCTTTCTGACTTGTCCTTTCCCCAGTAGAGTTCATATCCTTCCTTGGTGAGCATTATcagaacttttcattttcttcttttgcctgtGGTTACTCTGTTCTAATCCCATGGTTCTTGGTGCTTCCTTGGCTTGGACACCTTTGTATAGCAACAACAGATAAAAGGGACTGGTATCCTGGTTTGTTTTTCAGGCTGACAGGCATTCATCTCCTGCTTCAGGTCTGCTTTCAGTGGAGCTCTTCTTGTCCTGCTTGTCCAAACTGTACCCAAGCAGACGCTTTCCAAAGCCACATGCTGTTCAGCAGATGTCTGGTCTTTCCCACCTCCTTGCTGCTTCAGGTATTGTTTTGGTGGCCTCTGGCTTAGTGTTCCACATGCCTTTCTGCCTCCATGCCTTTCTCTGTGGTGCGTTATGAATTTTCTATCATGTCTGCAGTGTCTGAGCGCTGTCCGTCTGCCATAAAGTTTGCTCTGGGCTGGCTGACTTCTGACTGCTTTACCAGGGTGCTTTTCTCTGACTAGTCCAGAGGCCAGTAATAGTCTGGACCCTTCCCAGAAGCTCAGGCCTTAAAATTGCAAGCTGgtggtttttgtgttttgtgtgtgtgctgggggggggagggggggagggctGTTTCCAGAAAGAAGGTGTTTTTTATGTGGAATATGTTACTTCTCAGTTAGCTGTACCACAGTTAGCCAGAGGTTACTGGAGACTTCAAAAGTGCTTCAAAAATAGCTGTGGTGAGGTTGCCTACCTTTTTCCTAGGCAAGATTTCTGGGGAGAGGCAGGATTTTTTTGTTAGACAAACCAATATAACTGGATTAAACAAGCCATAGAACAGGGCCTGACCTCTTCTTGATTTGCATGAATGGGAATATATTCAGAAAAGCCTTGTCTAGACCTCTGTTATTCC from Struthio camelus isolate bStrCam1 chromosome 5, bStrCam1.hap1, whole genome shotgun sequence includes the following:
- the LOC104143746 gene encoding uncharacterized protein isoform X2, with the protein product MYDRRRKAFWSLICHNRISIEADRHSSPASGLLSVELFLSCLSKLYPSRRFPKPHAVQQMSGLSHLLAASGTCNWSVPSWVPARWKENPALSEGDRESAREWDQPQQNPEERFLLQIIWEIILMNGSRVPQN